The DNA region GCTTACGGGCTCGATTACGTTGTCTGGCGGTCACGGTACAGGCGCTGCGTGGGGAGCGACGTTCAGCGAGAAGTTTGGCCTGGCGTCCGCCTCTGAACTCGCGATGGCCTCTGCGACGTTTGGCTTGGTGCTGGGTGGTTTGATTGGTGGTCCGGTCGCTCGCCTGCTCATCAAACGTGTCCAGACACCCGGTTGCGAGAAAGATAAGCCGCGTCCGCCGAAGGGCTTTGAGCAGCCAAACAAAGAGCGCTCGATCACGCCATTTTCGTTTATCGAGACGCTCGCCCTGATCGCCGTCAGTCTGATGGCAGGCTCCCTCTTGAATGGCCTGCTCCACGGAACTGCATTTGAGTTGCCGACGTTCGTATGTGTCTTGTTCGTGGGTGTGGTTTTACGCAACGGACTTTCCGCACTTGGCTTGTATCAGGTGTTTGAGCGTGAAGTTTCCGTGTTGGGGAATGTCAGCCTATCGCTGTTTCTGGCGATCGCTCTGATGTCGCTCAAACTGTGGGATCTGGCAGCGCTGGCGTTGCCGATCTTTATCATTCTGGCTGCGCAAGCGTTGGTCATGGCGCTGTTTGCGATTTTCGTGACATTCAGAATGATGGGCAGCAACTACGATGCGGCAGTTCTGGCGGCAGGGCACTGCGGTTTCGGACTGGGAGCAACGCCAACTGCCATCGCTAACATGCAAGCGGTGACACAACGTTACGGACCTTCGCAGATAGCGTTCCTGGTGGTGCCAATGGTGGGTGCTTTCTTCATCGACATCATTAATGTCATCGTGATCAAGTTGTACCTGGCGCTGCCGTTTTTCGCCGCTGCTTGAAGGGATAACGCATAAGAAAAATGCCCGTATCTTGCGATACGGGCATTTTCGTCAATCGGTCAGCAGGTTTTCGTGTCAGTGACCTAGATAGTCAGCGTCCAGTCGTAGTCCACGATCAGCGGCGCATGCTGCGAGAACCGTGGCTGACGTGGCAGGCGCGCACTGCGTACAAAGCGGCGCAAGCCCGGGGTCAGTATCTGGTAATCGAAACGCCAACCGAGGTTGAGCATTTCAGCCTGTTCGTTATCCGGCCACCAGCTGTACTGGTCACCTTCACGGCTGACTTCACGCAGGGCATCGACATAGCCCATGTTGCCGACAATCTCGTCCATCCAGGCACGTTCAGGTGCCAGGAAGCCCGGGGATTGCTGGCTGTCACGCCAGTTCTTGATATCCAGCTTCTGTTGCGCCACGTACAGCGAGCCACAGTAAATGTACTCGCGACGTTTGCGTCGCTGTTTATCCAGATAACGGGCGAAATCGTCCATTAGCTTGAA from Pseudomonas sp. ACM7 includes:
- the gltS gene encoding sodium/glutamate symporter is translated as MVQLDFYGTLVAASLVLLLGRGLVTRIGFLRSYNIPEPVAGGLVVALLLLALRGFDIDVRFDTSLQTPLMLAFFATIGLSADFASLKKGGRVVGVFLLAVIGLLVVQNAMGIGLAKALGLDPLMGLLTGSITLSGGHGTGAAWGATFSEKFGLASASELAMASATFGLVLGGLIGGPVARLLIKRVQTPGCEKDKPRPPKGFEQPNKERSITPFSFIETLALIAVSLMAGSLLNGLLHGTAFELPTFVCVLFVGVVLRNGLSALGLYQVFEREVSVLGNVSLSLFLAIALMSLKLWDLAALALPIFIILAAQALVMALFAIFVTFRMMGSNYDAAVLAAGHCGFGLGATPTAIANMQAVTQRYGPSQIAFLVVPMVGAFFIDIINVIVIKLYLALPFFAAA
- a CDS encoding exodeoxyribonuclease III, which encodes MRIISVNVNGIQAAVERGLLSWLQAQNADVICLQDTRASAFELDDPAFQLDGYFLYACEAEVPAQGGVALYSRLQPKAVISGLGFETADRYGRYLQADFDKVSIATLLLPSGQNGDEDLNQKFKLMDDFARYLDKQRRKRREYIYCGSLYVAQQKLDIKNWRDSQQSPGFLAPERAWMDEIVGNMGYVDALREVSREGDQYSWWPDNEQAEMLNLGWRFDYQILTPGLRRFVRSARLPRQPRFSQHAPLIVDYDWTLTI